A genomic segment from Chanos chanos chromosome 2, fChaCha1.1, whole genome shotgun sequence encodes:
- the LOC115805113 gene encoding GTPase IMAP family member 8-like gives MRFSLHSSSTVLSSQFPLPSYSSSSCCSCSCYLRVVLLGGKLSGKSSVINTVCGENIINTYSRTGQCRKYQTTVNGKEITLVDTPGWWKHSLLKETAECLKQELVHSVTLCPPGPHALLLVIELDMPFTEKHRKSMEEHLQLLGGGVWAYTMILFTRKSYLRYRNIEEHIENEGEALQWLIQKCEGRYHVFENENQNNDTQVTELLEKIQGVRAQNSGGCFQIDQNILETAEGKREIAVEKSASRQRKAKKQRKLNKNELRIALLGWVMAGKSSAANTILNTDEFVTGRRTMKCKGASGEVSGRKVTVLDTPSWWKFLPSHCTPEWVKSEILQEVTKSPELPHAILLVIPGDTSFKERQRKIIVENMEMFGENVWRHIIVLFTWSDALGDMPIERHIESEGKALQWVVNKCGNRYHTFDNMNKRNRSQVTELLEKIEEMVERNSSFQFSTEIETEVYDADEDSDKEIDSKTDLCGDETSLKDLVRLLDQEWNRRDDEFLKKLEKIWRENIPTEILIRKGNQSMDDGPYLKKQ, from the exons atTTGAGGGTTGTGCTGCTTGGAGGGAAGCTATCTGGCAAGAGTTCTGTGAtcaacactgtgtgtggagaaaACATCATCAATACTTACAGCAGAACTGGCCAATGCCGTAAATATCAAACGACAGTGAATGGAAAAGAGATCACTTTGGTTGACACTCCTGGCTGGTGGAAACATTCCCTTTTAAAAGAGACTGCTGAATGTCTCAAACAGGAACTTGTCCACAGTGTCACTCTATGTCCTCCAGGACCACATGCTCTCCTGCTTGTCATTGAGTTAGACATGcctttcacagagaaacacaggaaatcAATGGAGGAGCATCTACAGCTCCTGGGTGGTGGGGTCTGGGCATATACCATGATATTGTTCACCAGAAAAAGCTATTTAAGATACAGAAACATCGAAGAACACATAGAAAATGAAGGGGAAGCACTTCAGTGGCTCATACAGAAATGTGAGGGCAGGTATCATGTCTTTGAAAATGAGAACCAAAACAATGACACCCAGGTCACAGAACTACTGGAGAAGATACAAGGAGTAAGAGCCCAAAACAGTGGAGGCTGTTTTCAGATTGATCAGAACATTCTGGAGACAGctgaaggaaagagggaaattGCTGTGGAAAAATCCGCCTCAAGAcaaagaaaggcaaagaaacaaaggaaattaaataaaaatg AGTTGAGAATTGCACTGCTGGGCTGGGTTATGGCTGGGAAAAGTTCAGCTGCAAATACCATCCTGAATACAGATGAGTTTGTGACAGGAAGAAGAACCATGAAATGTAAGGGAGCATCTGGTGAAGTCTCTGGAAGGAAGGTCACCGTGTTGGACACACCCAGCTGGTGGAAGTTCCTTCCAAGCCACTGCACTCCAGAGTGGGTCAAGTCTGAAATTTTACAGGAGGTGACTAAGAGTCCTGAACTCCCTCATGCAATTCTTCTGGTGATTCCTGGAGACACATCATTCAAGGAGAGACAAAGGAAGATTATTGTGGAGAACATGGAGATGTTTGGAGAAAATGTCTGGAGACACATTATAGTGCTCTTCACTTGGAGCGATGCACTTGGAGATATGCCCATAGAACGGCACATTGAGAGTGAGGGCAAAGCCCTGCAGTGGGTGGTGAATAAATGTGGAAACAGATATCACACATTTGACAACATGAATAAGAGAAATCGCAGTCAAGTCACAGAGCTGctggagaagattgaggagatggtggagagaaacagttcatttcagttcagcacTGAGATAGAGACTGAAGTTTATGATGCTGATGAGGACAGTGACAAGGAGATCGACAGCAAGACAGATTTATGTGGAGATGAAACCAGTCTAAAGGACTTGGTCAGACTACTGGATCAGGAGTGGAACAGAAGGGATGATGAATTTCTGAAGAAGTTAGAAAAAATATGGAGAGAAAATATTCCCACTGAAATCTTAATAAGGAAAGGAAATCAGAGCATGGATGATGGACCCTATT TAAAGAAACAGTGA
- the LOC115805114 gene encoding GTPase IMAP family member 7-like codes for MSEERTNSQEELRVVLFGGRLSGKSSVINTVCGENIINTYSRTGQCHEYQRTVNGTEITLVDTPGWWKFLSLKDTAECLRQELVHSVTLCPPGPHALLLVIELDIPFTEKHRKSMEEHLELLGGGVWAYSMILFTRKSYLKSRNIEEHIENEGEALQWLIQKCEGRYHVFENKNHNNDTQVTGLLEKIQGVRAKNRGGCFQIDQNVLQHQEAKRKIPVEKSTVRQKQAKEKRNIILKELRIALLGWVAGGKSSAANIILNTDEFVTGRRTMKCHRASGEVSGRKVTVLDTPSWWKFLPSHCTPEWVKSEILQGVTNSPEPPNAILLVIPGDTSFKEEQRRIIQGNMEMFGENVWKHTIVLFTWSDMLGDMPIEQHIESEGKALQWVLNKCGNRYHVFDNMNKSDHSQVTELLEKIEEMLVERTSLRKNA; via the exons atgtctgaagagagaacaaacagcCAGGAAG aattgAGGGTTGTGCTGTTTGGAGGGAGGTTATCTGGTAAAAGTTCTGTGAtcaacactgtgtgtggagaaaACATCATCAACACTTACAGCAGAACTGGCCAATGCCATGAATATCAAAGGACAGTCAATGGAACAGAGATCACTCTGGTGGATACTCCAGGCTGGTGGAAGTTTTTATCTTTAAAGGACACTGCTGAATGTCTGAGACAGGAACTTGTCCACAGTGTCACTCTGTGTCCTCCAGGACCACATGCTCTCCTGCTTGTCATTGAGTTGGACATTccattcacagagaaacacaggaaatcAATGGAGGAGCATCTAGAGCTCCTGGGTGGTGGGGTCTGGGCATACAGCATGATATTGTTCACCAGAAAAAGCTATTTAAAATCCAGAAACATTGAAGAACACATAGAAAATGAAGGGGAAGCACTTCAGTGGCTCATACAGAAATGTGAGGGCAGGTATCATGTCTTTGAAAACAAGAACCATAACAATGACACCCAGGTCACTGGACTACTGGAGAAGATACAGGGAGTAAGagcaaaaaacagaggaggatgTTTTCAGATTGATCAGAATGTTTTGCAGCATCAGGAGGCAAAGAGAAAGATCCCTGTGGAGAAATCGACTGTAAGACAAAAACAGgcgaaggaaaaaagaaacataattcTGAAAG AGTTGAGAATTGCACTGCTGGGCTGGGTTGCTGGTGGGAAAAGTTCAGCTGCAAATATCATCTTGAATACTGATGAGTTTGTGACGGGAAGAAGAACCATGAAATGTCACAGAGCATCTGGTGAAGTCTCTGGAAGGAAGGTCACTGTGTTGGACACACCCAGCTGGTGGAAGTTCCTTCCAAGCCACTGCACTCCAGAGTGGGTCAAGTCTGAAATTTTACAGGGGGTGACCAACAGTCCTGAACCCCCTAATGCAATTCTTCTGGTGATTCCTGGAGACACATCATTCAAGGAAGAACAAAGGAGGATCATTCAGGGGAACATGGAGATGTTTGGAGAAAATGTCTGGAAACACACTATTGTGCTCTTCACATGGAGTGATATGCTTGGAGATATGCCCATAGAACAGCACATTGAGAGTGAAGGCAAAGCCCTGCAGTGGGTGTTGAATAAATGTGGGAACAGATATCATGTATTTGACAACATGAATAAGAGTGATCACAGTCAAGTCACAGAGCTGctggagaagattgaggagatg TTAGTGGAGAGAACCAGTCTGAGGAAAAATGCATAG